In Bombus pyrosoma isolate SC7728 linkage group LG2, ASM1482585v1, whole genome shotgun sequence, a genomic segment contains:
- the LOC122577074 gene encoding centrosomal protein of 120 kDa isoform X2 yields the protein MFHIICYFSFAQVGIFVFSLESLELANSDVRVVLNIKEGKGFEQILLPTLIVATLNGHSLETDIIEPNSNPEYDHDLVWEVDKNRLRKMRSGQVPLKIECFAVKSNDIKEKLGYLLLSLRSAQVFAKSGIDNVKANWHKLSGLKSELKIHKPELLLALSIHDLEATSVNAQLENYSEIDCHRNPAGDFRKYGIQIFNPSNGCNNINKHTLNCDLVRDQPVKATYSHSVDTLLCQSNIDNSSKSVEAYHCYYLNILLIAMKAISSKLIIPNMEIRFHHPKTEVTSEFHPKILASLGEKVKLQNIGCKLQFISTTDEIKQLLLNFPPKISIYKVEGSTKTCISESRINTKELFCQNKMEYQYNIPLYDIEHNNIGNLDVMLNLQDYGPYYRIKKTIPNENLGPPILDDSLAYKIVDELETWKERQMEIFKIELKRKEDRHLNLLSQEWQKHRENLETKLACSVEQCKMLANSLNNATEDLRTRRLKSLEKETRLIKANEDLQWRYDTKLHELKESFQMVQEELVTKIDALEKRKTALETQTEQLSTENEKLQLLVSKQSEELETYQKGSLTQDQTANLLQELKTLEKKLQNAQESKSFFKEQWAKAVREIHRMKMEHQQAIQVQIKNSKEELQNLDLEEILSADSTALTNDQILLNEIQKEIDVIKPKAYLIEKDAYSQVFTPSSVGSKISQNANKGILKRSDEQDERLQALVEERDSLLKTGSYTIDDTVIMKLNNEIRSLMMK from the exons atgtttcatattatttgttatttttcattcgcacAAGTGGGAATATTTGTGTTTTCGTTGGAATCTTTG GAATTAGCAAATTCTGATGTTCGAGTTGTACTGAATATAAAAGAAG GCAAAGGTTTTGAACAAATTCTGCTACCTACATTAATTGTTGCAACTCTAAATGGACATTCCTTGGAAACTGATATAATAGAACCAAATTCAAATCCTGAATATGATCATGATTTGGTTTGGGAAGTAGATAAAAACAGACTACGAAA GATGAGGTCAGGACaagttccattaaaaatagaatgcTTTGCTGTTAAAAGTAAtgatatcaaagaaaaattaggaTATCTTCTACTTAGTTTAAGATCTGCCCAAGTTTTTGCTAAAAGTGGTATTGATAATGTAAAAGCTAATTGGCATAAACTATCAGGATTAAAAAGTGAACTCAAAATACATAAACCTGAGTTACTTCTTGCTTTAAGTATCCACGATCTAGAAGCTACATCAGTAAATGCTCAATTAGAG aattataGTGAAATAGACTGTCATAGAAATCCTGCTGgtgattttagaaaatatggaattcaaattttcaatccCTCAAATGGatgcaataatataaataaacatactCTAAATTGTGATCTTGTAAGAGATCAACCTGTTAAAGCTACTTATTCACATTCAGTTGACACACTGCTATGTCAAtctaatatcgataattcCTCTAAAAGTGTAGAGGCTTATCactgttattatttaaatattttgttgataGCAATGAAGGCAAtatcttcaaaattaattattccaaatatGGAAATTCG GTTCCATCATCCAAAAACTGAAGTTACTTCAGAATTTCATCCAAAAATACTAGCTTCATTaggagaaaaagtaaaattacaaaatatagggtgcaaattacaatttatatcaacaacagatgaaataaaacaattattgcTAAATTTCCCACcaaaaattagtatatataaaGTGGAAGGAAGCACTAAGACTTGTATATCTGAAAGTAGAATTAatacaaaagaattattttgtcaaaataag atGGAGTACCAATATAATATACCATTGTATGATAtagaacataataatattggCAACTTGGATGTTATGCTAAATTTACAAGATTATGGTCCATATTATAGGATTAAAAAAACCATTCCTA ATGAAAACTTAGGGCCACCAATCTTAGATGATAGTTTAGCATATAAAATAGTGGATGAGTTAGAGACTTGGAAAGAACgacaaatggaaatatttaaaattgag ttaaaaaggaaggaagatcGTCATTTAAATCTGCTAAGTCAGGAATGGCAAAAACATagagaaaatttagaaacaaaaCTTGCGTGTAGCGTTGAACAATGTAAAATGCTAGCAAATAGTTTAAATAATGCTACAGAAGACTTAAGAACACGAAGATTGAAAAGCcttgaaaaagaaactagGTTAATTAAAGCAAATGAAGATTTGCAATGGAgatatgatacaaaattacacgAGCTTAAAGAGTCATTTCAAATGGTTCAAGAAGAACTTGTGACAAAG attgaTGCTCttgaaaagaggaaaacagCTTTAGAAACACAAACTGAACAATTAAGTactgaaaatgaaaagttacAATTGCTTGTATCAAAACAGTCTGAAGAGTTGGAAACTTATCAAAAAGGTTCTTTGACGCAGGATCAAACAGCAAATTTATTGCAAGAGTTAAAGAcacttgaaaaaaaattacaaaatgcaCAGGAAAGTAAATCTTTTTTCAAAGAACAATGGGCAAAAGCAGTTCGTGAGATACATCGTATGAAAATGGAACATCAACAAGCTATACaagttcaaattaaaaatagtaaagaaGAATTACAAAACTTAGA cctagaagaaatattatctgCAGATTCTACTGCCTTAACAAATGatcaaatattgttaaatgaaattcagaAAGAAATTGATGTAATCAAACCAAAAGCATATCTCATTGAAAAAGACGCTTATTCTCAAGTATTTACACCAAGTTCTGTAGGCTCTAAAATTTCGCAAAATGCTAACAAAGGCATATTAAAAAGATCAGATGAACAGGATGAAAGATTGCAAGCATTAGTTGAAGAACGTGATTCTCTTTTAAAAACAGGGAGTTATACAATTGACGATACagttattatgaaattaaataatgaaatcaGATCTTTAATGATGaagtaa
- the LOC122577074 gene encoding centrosomal protein of 120 kDa isoform X1 — MFHIICYFSFAQVGIFVFSLESLELANSDVRVVLNIKEGKGFEQILLPTLIVATLNGHSLETDIIEPNSNPEYDHDLVWEVDKNRLRKMRSGQVPLKIECFAVKSNDIKEKLGYLLLSLRSAQVFAKSGIDNVKANWHKLSGLKSELKIHKPELLLALSIHDLEATSVNAQLELKNLAECQQANVQSNKVTPILLRDERLIQLGPLDICHEFFLMNITAISAAYVDSLLPMRYYTDMKNNLYFWCKILENDVYFNQSKKEYGDIWTLNEKIVIRIRSSLKVFKEYLQLKPFLFIYLKYKDHILGQSEVNLQPLIPTDNIEEFLKMTENNSSILNQRCCLCKADFNENNKIECRDSYLDLQLKLQYVGKTSVAMDTSNAMINDFITSNSAELKNIIRQVNYSEIDCHRNPAGDFRKYGIQIFNPSNGCNNINKHTLNCDLVRDQPVKATYSHSVDTLLCQSNIDNSSKSVEAYHCYYLNILLIAMKAISSKLIIPNMEIRFHHPKTEVTSEFHPKILASLGEKVKLQNIGCKLQFISTTDEIKQLLLNFPPKISIYKVEGSTKTCISESRINTKELFCQNKMEYQYNIPLYDIEHNNIGNLDVMLNLQDYGPYYRIKKTIPNENLGPPILDDSLAYKIVDELETWKERQMEIFKIELKRKEDRHLNLLSQEWQKHRENLETKLACSVEQCKMLANSLNNATEDLRTRRLKSLEKETRLIKANEDLQWRYDTKLHELKESFQMVQEELVTKIDALEKRKTALETQTEQLSTENEKLQLLVSKQSEELETYQKGSLTQDQTANLLQELKTLEKKLQNAQESKSFFKEQWAKAVREIHRMKMEHQQAIQVQIKNSKEELQNLDLEEILSADSTALTNDQILLNEIQKEIDVIKPKAYLIEKDAYSQVFTPSSVGSKISQNANKGILKRSDEQDERLQALVEERDSLLKTGSYTIDDTVIMKLNNEIRSLMMK; from the exons atgtttcatattatttgttatttttcattcgcacAAGTGGGAATATTTGTGTTTTCGTTGGAATCTTTG GAATTAGCAAATTCTGATGTTCGAGTTGTACTGAATATAAAAGAAG GCAAAGGTTTTGAACAAATTCTGCTACCTACATTAATTGTTGCAACTCTAAATGGACATTCCTTGGAAACTGATATAATAGAACCAAATTCAAATCCTGAATATGATCATGATTTGGTTTGGGAAGTAGATAAAAACAGACTACGAAA GATGAGGTCAGGACaagttccattaaaaatagaatgcTTTGCTGTTAAAAGTAAtgatatcaaagaaaaattaggaTATCTTCTACTTAGTTTAAGATCTGCCCAAGTTTTTGCTAAAAGTGGTATTGATAATGTAAAAGCTAATTGGCATAAACTATCAGGATTAAAAAGTGAACTCAAAATACATAAACCTGAGTTACTTCTTGCTTTAAGTATCCACGATCTAGAAGCTACATCAGTAAATGCTCAATTAGAG ttaaaaaatttggcAGAATGTCAGCAAGCAAATGTTCAATCTAATAAAGTAACACCAATTTTGTTACGTGATGAACGTCTTATACAATTAGGTCCATTAGATATTTGTCATGAAttctttttaatgaatatCACTGCTATATCTGCAGCATATGTAGATTCTTTGCTACCAATGAGATATTATACAGAtatgaaaaacaatttatatttttggtgtaagatattagaaaatgatgtatattttaatcaaagtaaaaaagaGTATGGAGATATTTGGACacttaatgaaaaaattgttataaggATCAGAAGTTCATTAAAagttttcaaagaatatttacaaCTAAAGCCATTTctgttcatatatttaaaatataaagatcaTATATTAGGTCAGTCGGAAGTAAATTTGCAACCATTAATCCCTACTGATAATAttgaagaatttcttaaaatgACTGAAAATAATAGTAGTATTTTAAATCAGCGGTGTTGTTTATGTAAAGCagatttcaatgaaaataataaaatagaatgtaGAGATTCATATCTCGATTTACAGCTAAAATTGCAATATGTAGGTAAAACAAGTGTAGCAATGGATACTTCAAATGCAATGATCAATGATTTCATCACTTCTAATTCTGCGGAATTAAAGAATATCATAAGACAAGTA aattataGTGAAATAGACTGTCATAGAAATCCTGCTGgtgattttagaaaatatggaattcaaattttcaatccCTCAAATGGatgcaataatataaataaacatactCTAAATTGTGATCTTGTAAGAGATCAACCTGTTAAAGCTACTTATTCACATTCAGTTGACACACTGCTATGTCAAtctaatatcgataattcCTCTAAAAGTGTAGAGGCTTATCactgttattatttaaatattttgttgataGCAATGAAGGCAAtatcttcaaaattaattattccaaatatGGAAATTCG GTTCCATCATCCAAAAACTGAAGTTACTTCAGAATTTCATCCAAAAATACTAGCTTCATTaggagaaaaagtaaaattacaaaatatagggtgcaaattacaatttatatcaacaacagatgaaataaaacaattattgcTAAATTTCCCACcaaaaattagtatatataaaGTGGAAGGAAGCACTAAGACTTGTATATCTGAAAGTAGAATTAatacaaaagaattattttgtcaaaataag atGGAGTACCAATATAATATACCATTGTATGATAtagaacataataatattggCAACTTGGATGTTATGCTAAATTTACAAGATTATGGTCCATATTATAGGATTAAAAAAACCATTCCTA ATGAAAACTTAGGGCCACCAATCTTAGATGATAGTTTAGCATATAAAATAGTGGATGAGTTAGAGACTTGGAAAGAACgacaaatggaaatatttaaaattgag ttaaaaaggaaggaagatcGTCATTTAAATCTGCTAAGTCAGGAATGGCAAAAACATagagaaaatttagaaacaaaaCTTGCGTGTAGCGTTGAACAATGTAAAATGCTAGCAAATAGTTTAAATAATGCTACAGAAGACTTAAGAACACGAAGATTGAAAAGCcttgaaaaagaaactagGTTAATTAAAGCAAATGAAGATTTGCAATGGAgatatgatacaaaattacacgAGCTTAAAGAGTCATTTCAAATGGTTCAAGAAGAACTTGTGACAAAG attgaTGCTCttgaaaagaggaaaacagCTTTAGAAACACAAACTGAACAATTAAGTactgaaaatgaaaagttacAATTGCTTGTATCAAAACAGTCTGAAGAGTTGGAAACTTATCAAAAAGGTTCTTTGACGCAGGATCAAACAGCAAATTTATTGCAAGAGTTAAAGAcacttgaaaaaaaattacaaaatgcaCAGGAAAGTAAATCTTTTTTCAAAGAACAATGGGCAAAAGCAGTTCGTGAGATACATCGTATGAAAATGGAACATCAACAAGCTATACaagttcaaattaaaaatagtaaagaaGAATTACAAAACTTAGA cctagaagaaatattatctgCAGATTCTACTGCCTTAACAAATGatcaaatattgttaaatgaaattcagaAAGAAATTGATGTAATCAAACCAAAAGCATATCTCATTGAAAAAGACGCTTATTCTCAAGTATTTACACCAAGTTCTGTAGGCTCTAAAATTTCGCAAAATGCTAACAAAGGCATATTAAAAAGATCAGATGAACAGGATGAAAGATTGCAAGCATTAGTTGAAGAACGTGATTCTCTTTTAAAAACAGGGAGTTATACAATTGACGATACagttattatgaaattaaataatgaaatcaGATCTTTAATGATGaagtaa